A window of the Streptomyces griseochromogenes genome harbors these coding sequences:
- a CDS encoding GDSL-type esterase/lipase family protein, which translates to MAVLGMSVQPRRNSLTVLLLLTMAAILFQAAFIPPTAQAQTDRHRAGTFNMQGAPDRWQQGVYVAAKQVEVLALQEVPDAAPPDAELAAGAYVAARTPLAHGFTVDRYRWVNCRPPVAGQPQRKPCIIYKVRSLTRKNRSLAIVVNQPTDSVRAVQVIPPQPVVPGGPVDSSAKPALGIKLTDGTWFYSLHAQNRPSRTNQRNDAPNLISKISSVSEDHWAVMGDFNRTPDSLEPIISSDYPDTKIVRSGHFTYPVKGPKDEFDYMVARGLADNQYAGFRLTYLDASDHFPIGFWASPASGGHDFPCDPIDEILRASREGCVPSRNPAIVSMGDSYISGEAGRWAGNADTGAQGSAWGTDRAAANCSRGEATCDHDLDTVYGPTSYATGGNQCDRSDLAPITGTDYPQVPPWRRFNLACSGATTHEITHSYTEKDEDAQADQLAYIAKKYQVKMIVVSIGGNDLGFKDIITDCTERFMKRPFHGYCKNAAAWSNMSSRLDAVGEKVTQALKDIQSTMERAGYQSGDYRLLVQSNPASLPPSADYRYNESRFTRYTAGGCPFYDEDTDWARQTIVGGMSSKIRAAANTVNAKFLDLSDAFAGHELCNKTSHQATTANSLRNPLPSQDAEWIRWVPYLPGYDFLNKAPQGDIREAIHPNSFGQQALATCLTQVSRRPDLLNNTATRFKCVNDGRNGTHGMRVTGNGYLQPDSY; encoded by the coding sequence ATGGCAGTGTTGGGCATGTCGGTGCAGCCTCGAAGAAATTCCCTGACCGTCTTGCTGCTCCTCACCATGGCGGCAATCCTCTTTCAGGCAGCCTTTATCCCGCCTACAGCTCAGGCCCAGACAGACCGGCACCGGGCCGGAACGTTCAATATGCAAGGCGCTCCGGACCGCTGGCAGCAGGGTGTTTACGTAGCGGCCAAGCAGGTCGAAGTGCTCGCCCTGCAGGAAGTCCCGGACGCGGCACCACCGGACGCGGAGCTGGCGGCCGGTGCATACGTGGCCGCGCGGACGCCACTGGCCCACGGCTTCACCGTCGATCGCTACCGCTGGGTGAACTGCCGCCCGCCCGTGGCCGGCCAGCCACAGCGGAAGCCCTGCATCATCTACAAGGTGAGGTCGCTCACACGCAAGAACCGTTCCCTGGCCATCGTCGTCAACCAACCGACTGATTCGGTGAGAGCAGTGCAGGTTATCCCCCCTCAGCCGGTGGTTCCCGGCGGTCCGGTGGACAGTTCCGCCAAGCCCGCCCTTGGCATCAAGCTCACTGACGGGACCTGGTTCTATTCCCTCCATGCACAGAACAGACCAAGCCGCACCAATCAGCGAAACGATGCCCCCAACCTAATCAGCAAGATTTCATCCGTTTCGGAGGATCACTGGGCGGTTATGGGCGACTTCAACCGCACACCCGACTCGCTGGAACCAATTATTTCCTCGGATTACCCGGACACGAAGATCGTCCGATCGGGACACTTCACCTATCCGGTGAAAGGCCCCAAGGACGAGTTCGACTACATGGTCGCCAGGGGACTGGCTGACAATCAGTACGCCGGATTCCGTCTGACATATTTGGACGCCTCCGACCACTTCCCCATCGGTTTCTGGGCCAGCCCTGCTTCCGGCGGGCACGACTTCCCCTGCGACCCCATCGACGAGATCCTGCGGGCCAGCCGGGAGGGCTGTGTACCGTCCAGGAACCCGGCCATCGTGTCGATGGGTGACAGTTACATCTCCGGTGAAGCCGGGCGGTGGGCGGGCAACGCCGATACCGGGGCGCAGGGCTCGGCGTGGGGAACGGACCGCGCTGCTGCCAACTGCTCCAGGGGCGAGGCAACGTGCGACCACGACCTCGACACGGTCTACGGCCCTACCTCCTATGCCACGGGCGGGAACCAGTGTGACCGCTCCGACCTCGCCCCGATCACCGGCACCGACTATCCCCAGGTCCCCCCATGGCGACGCTTCAACCTCGCCTGTTCCGGAGCCACGACGCACGAGATCACCCACTCGTACACCGAGAAGGACGAGGACGCACAGGCCGACCAGCTCGCGTACATCGCAAAGAAGTACCAGGTCAAGATGATCGTGGTGTCGATCGGCGGCAACGACCTCGGGTTCAAGGACATCATCACCGACTGCACCGAGCGGTTCATGAAAAGGCCGTTCCACGGCTACTGCAAGAACGCAGCAGCCTGGTCGAACATGAGCAGCAGACTCGACGCGGTCGGAGAAAAGGTGACCCAGGCCCTCAAGGACATCCAGAGCACGATGGAACGGGCCGGCTACCAAAGCGGCGACTACCGCCTGCTGGTGCAGAGCAACCCTGCTTCGCTGCCTCCCAGCGCCGACTACCGGTACAACGAGTCACGCTTTACGAGATACACCGCCGGGGGCTGCCCGTTCTACGACGAGGACACGGACTGGGCTCGGCAGACCATCGTAGGCGGCATGAGCAGCAAGATCAGGGCAGCCGCAAACACAGTAAACGCCAAATTCCTCGACCTCAGCGATGCGTTCGCCGGCCATGAACTGTGCAACAAGACCTCCCACCAGGCCACCACTGCCAACTCTCTGCGGAATCCGCTGCCGTCCCAGGATGCGGAGTGGATCCGATGGGTTCCCTACCTTCCCGGCTACGACTTCCTGAACAAGGCGCCTCAAGGAGACATCCGGGAGGCAATTCACCCGAACTCCTTCGGCCAGCAGGCGCTCGCCACATGCCTGACCCAGGTCAGCAGACGGCCCGACCTGCTCAACAACACAGCCACCAGGTTCAAATGCGTGAACGACGGCCGAAACGGCACGCACGGCATGCGAGTCACAGGAAACGGATACCTCCAGCCCGACTCCTACTGA
- a CDS encoding alpha/beta hydrolase, with amino-acid sequence MRFGAARLRRGLLAMLVTAAVAAPLSAAARTGTPAPAPPHLPAVAAHTLDIRYAANRDYIAEAARVAERYGDSGRAHRLEAMAVSGRHFLTFDGRGSGRAVEVLGSLAAAERIVVVVPGSDTTIDTYDAHGSKPYSSALGGGASSLYGQLHRQDPNAHVAVVAWLGYDAPQIPSTDVLTTARAEDGARALRGFVHALQRVNREAKVSVLCHSYGSVVCGRAAGGLAATDIAVFGSPGLGVGRAADLGTRARVWAGRGAGDWISDVPHVRLGLLGTTVGFGADPAEAGFGARTFAAGGGGHGDYLKPGSVALRNLALIAAGRGSEASHG; translated from the coding sequence ATGAGGTTCGGAGCTGCCCGGCTGCGCCGCGGCCTGCTTGCCATGCTCGTCACTGCCGCAGTGGCCGCCCCGCTGTCCGCAGCGGCGCGGACCGGTACCCCGGCACCCGCCCCGCCACATCTGCCCGCCGTCGCCGCGCACACGCTCGACATCCGCTATGCGGCCAACCGCGACTACATCGCCGAGGCGGCAAGGGTGGCCGAGCGCTACGGCGACAGCGGCCGGGCTCACCGGCTGGAGGCGATGGCCGTATCCGGACGGCACTTCCTGACCTTCGACGGCCGGGGCAGCGGCCGGGCCGTGGAGGTCCTGGGCAGCCTGGCGGCTGCTGAGCGCATTGTGGTGGTGGTCCCCGGCTCCGACACGACGATCGACACCTACGACGCCCACGGTTCCAAGCCCTACTCCTCGGCTCTTGGCGGCGGCGCCAGCTCGCTCTACGGCCAGTTGCACCGCCAGGACCCGAACGCACACGTGGCCGTGGTCGCCTGGCTCGGCTACGACGCCCCGCAGATACCCAGCACCGACGTGCTGACCACCGCACGGGCCGAGGACGGTGCACGTGCGCTACGCGGCTTCGTGCACGCCCTGCAGCGCGTCAACCGCGAGGCGAAGGTTTCTGTGCTGTGCCACTCCTACGGCTCGGTGGTGTGCGGTCGTGCGGCCGGCGGGCTGGCCGCCACCGACATCGCCGTGTTCGGCAGCCCAGGGCTCGGGGTCGGGCGGGCCGCGGACCTCGGCACTCGGGCTCGGGTGTGGGCCGGGCGCGGCGCCGGTGACTGGATCTCGGACGTGCCTCATGTGCGCCTGGGTCTGCTGGGGACGACGGTCGGCTTCGGCGCCGACCCGGCCGAGGCCGGTTTCGGTGCCCGCACATTCGCCGCGGGCGGTGGCGGGCACGGCGACTACCTCAAACCCGGTTCCGTGGCCCTGCGCAATCTCGCGCTGATCGCTGCCGGCCGTGGCTCGGAGGCTTCCCATGGCTGA
- a CDS encoding acyltransferase family protein: protein MADLNLRALARGARRIDAATPASRDRAVDALRALAIAGVVFGHWLVTAIKDAGHGRLLGASPLQHMPWLTPVSWLLQTLAVFFLVGGHVGAKSWAAASAAGTGYGQWLGKRLSRLFGPVVVVLVVWAVAAGCMLASGVALQSVRTLLTLVLSPLWFLLVLTLITAVTPLVARLHPLWPLAVVAVVDLVRFGFGGPAWLGWANVAVGWLVPYCLGAAWGRGALDQRRHGLGLFIGGAVATAALVLWGGYPASMVGVPGAPISNLNPPTLAAVTFGSAQCGLALLVREPLRRAMRRPVLWAAVALVNLSAMTVFLWHQTAMLAVTITGVPFGPLHGLHTAPDSPGWVLARICWLPVFAAALAVCWGAFHTLDRGHPAERHSRAVDERYRRTSPRTVASEPV from the coding sequence ATGGCTGATCTGAATCTGCGGGCGCTTGCCCGAGGCGCGCGCCGCATCGATGCGGCCACCCCGGCCAGCCGGGACCGCGCCGTGGATGCTCTGCGCGCCCTGGCCATCGCGGGCGTCGTCTTCGGCCACTGGCTGGTCACCGCCATCAAGGACGCGGGGCACGGGCGGCTGCTGGGCGCGAGCCCGCTGCAGCACATGCCCTGGCTTACCCCCGTCTCCTGGCTGTTGCAGACCCTCGCGGTCTTCTTCTTGGTCGGCGGACACGTCGGCGCGAAGAGCTGGGCAGCGGCGAGCGCGGCAGGCACCGGGTACGGGCAGTGGCTGGGCAAGCGGCTCTCCCGGCTGTTCGGGCCGGTCGTGGTGGTGTTGGTGGTGTGGGCGGTGGCGGCCGGCTGCATGCTGGCCTCCGGCGTCGCGTTGCAGAGCGTGCGCACCCTGCTGACGCTGGTGCTGTCGCCGCTGTGGTTCCTGCTGGTCCTCACCCTGATCACGGCGGTGACCCCGCTGGTGGCCAGGCTCCATCCGTTGTGGCCGCTCGCCGTCGTGGCCGTCGTCGACCTGGTCCGTTTCGGCTTCGGAGGCCCGGCCTGGCTCGGCTGGGCCAACGTCGCCGTCGGCTGGCTGGTCCCGTACTGCCTCGGCGCGGCCTGGGGCCGGGGTGCCCTCGATCAGCGCCGCCACGGGCTCGGCCTGTTCATCGGGGGCGCGGTGGCCACCGCCGCACTCGTGCTGTGGGGCGGCTACCCGGCCAGCATGGTGGGCGTGCCGGGCGCGCCGATATCCAACCTCAACCCGCCGACGCTGGCTGCCGTCACCTTCGGCTCGGCCCAGTGCGGGTTGGCTCTGCTGGTGCGCGAGCCGCTGCGTCGGGCGATGCGACGCCCCGTGCTGTGGGCGGCGGTGGCGCTGGTGAACCTGTCGGCGATGACGGTGTTCTTGTGGCACCAGACCGCGATGCTCGCGGTGACCATCACCGGCGTGCCCTTCGGCCCGCTCCATGGGCTGCACACCGCACCGGACAGCCCGGGCTGGGTGCTGGCTCGTATCTGCTGGCTGCCTGTCTTCGCCGCCGCGCTGGCTGTGTGCTGGGGCGCCTTCCACACGCTGGATCGGGGGCACCCCGCCGAGCGGCACAGCCGGGCAGTCGACGAGAGGTACCGCCGGACATCACCACGGACGGTGGCGTCGGAGCCTGTCTAA